The Saccharothrix variisporea genome has a segment encoding these proteins:
- a CDS encoding carbohydrate ABC transporter permease produces the protein MRRRVAENLTAYGFLSAALLCFAVFSWYPIVRGVVLGFQQVDFVAAPTWVGWENFERLFADPLFAVAWRNTLLFTVLALVFGFAVPFLLAVVLNELRHFKAYFRLVVYLPVMLPPVVAALVWKWLYDPGPGLLNTALRGLGLDGPGWLDDTSTSMLSLVLVATWANLGTATLVYLAALQSIPGELYEAAELDGAGVLRRLWHVTVPQTRFVLLVLLLLQVVATMQVFTEPYVMTGGGPQDSTVTVLLLLYRYAFYYNDFGTASALSLLLLLVLGAFTALYLRVTRRADA, from the coding sequence ATGCGCCGCCGCGTCGCGGAGAACCTGACCGCGTACGGGTTCCTGTCCGCCGCCCTGCTGTGCTTCGCGGTGTTCTCCTGGTACCCGATCGTCCGCGGGGTCGTGCTGGGGTTCCAGCAGGTCGACTTCGTGGCCGCCCCGACGTGGGTCGGCTGGGAGAACTTCGAGCGGCTGTTCGCCGACCCGCTGTTCGCCGTGGCGTGGCGCAACACCCTGCTGTTCACCGTCCTGGCGCTGGTCTTCGGCTTCGCGGTGCCGTTCCTGCTGGCGGTCGTGCTCAACGAGCTGCGGCACTTCAAGGCGTACTTCCGGCTGGTGGTCTACCTGCCGGTGATGCTGCCGCCGGTGGTCGCGGCGCTGGTCTGGAAGTGGCTCTACGACCCGGGTCCGGGCCTGCTCAACACCGCGTTGCGCGGGCTCGGGCTCGACGGCCCCGGCTGGCTGGACGACACGTCCACGTCGATGTTGTCGCTGGTCCTGGTCGCCACCTGGGCCAACCTCGGCACGGCGACGCTGGTCTACCTGGCCGCGCTGCAATCCATCCCGGGCGAGCTGTACGAGGCGGCCGAGCTGGACGGCGCGGGCGTGCTGCGCAGGTTGTGGCACGTGACCGTCCCGCAGACCCGGTTCGTGCTGCTGGTGTTGCTGCTGCTCCAGGTCGTGGCCACCATGCAGGTCTTCACCGAGCCGTACGTGATGACCGGCGGCGGACCGCAGGACTCCACGGTCACCGTGCTGCTCCTGCTCTACCGGTACGCCTTCTACTACAACGACTTCGGCACCGCCAGCGCGCTGAGCCTGTTGCTGCTCCTGGTCCTCGGTGCGTTCACCGCGCTCTACCTGCGCGTCACGAGGAGGGCCGACGCGTGA
- a CDS encoding ABC transporter substrate-binding protein — protein MNSFRLRRVAGLLLVGSLAVTACSSAADTASGGKVVLSVNGQPPQTQAFERKIFDEDVAEFEAANPDIDIQPHEGFMDPKTFSAKLAGGQLEDVFYAYFTDPAQLIARRQAADITDHVKDLPHYTEIRQELRDVFAKDGKVFGVPTANYSMGLLYNRKLFQQAGLNPDTPPKTWDEVKEAAKKITALGDNKVGFAEYSKNNQGGWHFTAWMYSVGGKIARQDGDKWVADFDNDKGRQVLQHLKDMRWRDGTMGEKQLLVIEDVQQMMGAGQLGMYLAAPDNVPTIVNQFKGDYADYGLTGIPDGKGTLIGGEGYMINPKATPEKIKAGLKWIGWKYLNPDRFDKNLKRYKDQGQPIGLPVPPVADIWTGDVKAKQTELKVANATVPVQNFKSYVDSTPAGLIEPPNAQQVYAILDNVVQAVLTDRDADPATLLADAEAKVNPVLAQVK, from the coding sequence ATGAACTCTTTCCGGCTCCGCAGAGTGGCGGGGTTGCTGCTGGTCGGCAGCCTCGCGGTCACCGCCTGTTCGTCGGCCGCCGACACCGCGAGCGGCGGCAAGGTCGTCCTCTCGGTCAACGGGCAGCCGCCGCAGACGCAGGCGTTCGAGCGCAAGATCTTCGACGAGGACGTGGCCGAGTTCGAGGCGGCCAACCCCGACATCGACATCCAGCCGCACGAAGGCTTCATGGACCCCAAGACGTTCTCCGCCAAGCTCGCCGGCGGCCAGCTCGAGGACGTCTTCTACGCCTACTTCACCGACCCCGCCCAGCTCATCGCCCGCCGCCAGGCCGCGGACATCACCGACCACGTGAAAGACCTCCCGCACTACACCGAGATCCGGCAAGAACTCCGGGACGTGTTCGCCAAGGACGGCAAGGTCTTCGGCGTCCCGACCGCGAACTACTCGATGGGCCTGCTCTACAACCGCAAGCTCTTCCAGCAGGCCGGCCTGAACCCCGACACCCCGCCGAAGACGTGGGACGAGGTCAAGGAAGCGGCCAAGAAGATCACCGCGCTGGGCGACAACAAGGTCGGCTTCGCCGAGTACAGCAAGAACAACCAGGGCGGCTGGCACTTCACCGCGTGGATGTACTCCGTGGGCGGCAAGATCGCCCGCCAGGACGGCGACAAGTGGGTCGCGGACTTCGACAACGACAAGGGCCGTCAAGTCCTCCAGCACCTCAAGGACATGCGCTGGCGCGACGGCACCATGGGCGAGAAGCAGCTCCTGGTCATCGAGGACGTCCAGCAGATGATGGGCGCGGGCCAACTCGGCATGTACCTCGCCGCGCCCGACAACGTCCCCACGATCGTCAACCAGTTCAAGGGCGACTACGCCGACTACGGCCTGACCGGCATCCCGGACGGCAAGGGCACGCTGATCGGCGGCGAGGGCTACATGATCAACCCCAAGGCCACGCCCGAGAAGATCAAGGCCGGCCTGAAGTGGATCGGCTGGAAGTACCTCAACCCCGACCGGTTCGACAAGAACCTCAAGCGCTACAAGGACCAGGGCCAACCCATCGGCCTGCCCGTCCCGCCCGTCGCCGACATCTGGACCGGTGACGTCAAGGCCAAGCAGACCGAGCTGAAGGTCGCCAACGCCACCGTGCCGGTGCAGAACTTCAAGTCCTATGTGGACTCGACACCGGCCGGGCTGATCGAGCCGCCCAACGCCCAGCAGGTCTACGCCATCCTCGACAACGTCGTGCAGGCCGTCCTCACCGACCGCGACGCCGACCCCGCCACGCTCCTCGCCGACGCGGAAGCCAAGGTGAACCCGGTCCTGGCGCAGGTCAAGTGA
- a CDS encoding carbohydrate ABC transporter permease, with protein sequence MRTLVAPGRSRTGYAFALVITTIVVTVVFVLPLLWVVLSAMKPAAELARVPPTVLPLTWQPETYVEAWRLMDLGRYFLNTIVVAVGTWAVQLAVDVPAAYALSRLKPVLGKGILGMMLLTLMMPAAVLLVPTYLTVADLGLLNNPVALWLLGAANAFTVFLLKRFFDQLPVEVLEAAKIDGAGQLTLLWRVVLPLSRPILAVVSIFAVVAAWKDFIWPLLVFSDPARQTLSVALQRFAPDTPVNLMLAGLVLASAPVVGLFLVFQRHVLAGLTAGGVKG encoded by the coding sequence GTGAGAACCCTTGTCGCACCGGGACGATCGCGCACCGGTTACGCCTTTGCGTTGGTCATCACCACGATCGTCGTCACGGTGGTGTTCGTGCTGCCGTTGCTGTGGGTCGTCCTCTCGGCGATGAAACCGGCGGCGGAACTGGCCCGCGTGCCGCCGACCGTGCTGCCGCTGACGTGGCAGCCGGAGACGTACGTCGAGGCGTGGCGGCTGATGGACCTGGGCCGCTACTTCCTCAACACGATCGTCGTCGCGGTCGGCACGTGGGCGGTCCAGCTCGCGGTCGACGTGCCCGCCGCCTACGCCCTGTCCCGGCTCAAACCGGTGCTGGGCAAGGGGATCCTCGGCATGATGCTGCTCACGCTGATGATGCCGGCGGCCGTCCTGCTGGTGCCGACCTACCTGACCGTCGCCGACCTCGGGCTGCTGAACAACCCGGTCGCGCTGTGGCTGCTCGGCGCGGCCAACGCGTTCACGGTGTTCCTGCTCAAGCGGTTCTTCGACCAGCTCCCGGTGGAGGTGCTGGAAGCGGCCAAGATCGACGGCGCCGGTCAGCTGACCCTGTTGTGGCGGGTCGTGCTGCCGCTGTCCCGGCCGATCCTGGCCGTGGTGTCCATCTTCGCGGTGGTGGCCGCGTGGAAGGACTTCATCTGGCCCCTGCTGGTGTTCTCCGACCCCGCGCGGCAGACGCTCAGCGTGGCGTTGCAGCGCTTCGCCCCCGACACCCCGGTCAACCTCATGCTCGCCGGGCTGGTGCTGGCGAGCGCGCCGGTGGTCGGGCTGTTCCTGGTGTTCCAACGCCACGTCCTGGCGGGTCTGACCGCCGGTGGCGTCAAAGGCTGA